CTTTAGTTGACCCTGAAGTTCCTTTAAATACTCTAACATATTTTTCATCAGGTCCATCAGCTTCAATTTTAACCTTACTAGTTGAAGTTTTTGCATAATAGGTATCACCTTTTGTCACATCATTATCATCTACTTTGTTATCACTTTCATAATCACTATCACTATAAAGTTGTATATCACTTCCACTTGATTTTTCTAATCTCAAACTACTCAATGTATCTGTAGAATTATCTGCAGCATAAACTTTTGTCGTCAACAAGTTTAAGCGGGTTGCTGGCGTTGATACCGAAAATGCTCCTATTGCTAGGACAAGTGCTATAATACGCTTAAGATTTTTGTTCATAAATTATCCTCCCTTATTTCCAAATAAAAAAGTATATTAATTCTAGCTTTGAAATATTTCTTTTTAGGAAATTAATTCCTATAATAGCTTTCAATTATTATATTAACCATGTTTTGTTACATTTATGTCACATTTTCATCACATTATTATAACAAAACTCTAAAAATATATAAAAATCATAAATCTTCCTTATAGAATAATCCTGCTCCTACTATAATATTCTGCTCTTCAAATAAACTTGAAACTGCTTCATTATAATCAAATAATTTTTGTGACTTCTTTATTTTTTTAGCATATTTTTTATTATCAGAAAATATGTAGATCATATATCCCCATAATTCTTTCATTCTAAAAATTGCATTTTTTTCTTCATTGAATAATTCAATATATTTATTTAAAATTTCATCATGAAAATCTTTTAATATTTTTTTATTTAGATTAATATTGCTTTTTATTAAATTCATTAAACCTGGATTAGCTAATATACCTCTTCCTAGCATTACTGCTTGCACTTCTGGAAAAGCTTTTGTTAATCCTTCATAATTTTGAGCAGTAAAAATATCTCCATTATAACACAATGGATTAGTACTTAACCTTAAGGCATCACTAAATACCTCTAAATTAGGTTTATTACCATAAAAATCTTTTTGTGTTCTAGGATGAATTATTAATTCCTCTATAGGATATTTATTGTAAATTTTTATTAGCTCGTAAAATTCTTCTGGATTATCCTTCCCTATTCTAGTCTTTATTGATATTTTCATATTATTTATCTTAAATATTTCGTCTAAAAAAATATCTAATTCTTCTCTTTTGGCCAAAAATCCTGAACCTCTGTTTTTAGAAACTACTGTTCCAGCAGGACAACCTAGATTCAAGTTGACTTCTTCATAACCTAATTCTTGTAATTTCTTAGTAGTATATATAAATCCCTCTGAATCATTAGTTAGAATTTGTGGAACTAAATTCATCCCAATATTATTTTCAGGTAAGATATCTCTTAATTCTTTAGTTTTAAGACTCCTACTTTTATTTGGAACAATAAAAGGTGCAAAATATTTATCAATATTTCCAAAAAACTTTTCATATGAATTTCTATAAATAAATCCAGTAATACCTTCCATTGGGGCAAAGTAATATTTCATTTAAAAACTCCTCTTAATTATAATGTTTTAAATATTCTTTTCTATTATAAATAAAAATCCACGATATTTCCATCGTGGATTTTTAAACAAGATTTTAAATTTTAAATTTATGAATTATTTCATTAAGATTTTGAGCTAATTCTGCTTGACTTTGAGCTGTTACTGCAACCTGTTCTATTGCTTGAGTTGTTTCGTTCATACTTTCTTTTATTGTTTCTGCCTGTTCTGTAGATTTCTGGGTTGATTCTGCCATATTTTGAATTGCTCCACTTACTTGTCCAACTGTAGCTGTGACTTCTTCTGACATTGCTGCTATCTCTTCTGACATATTACTTACAAACTCAGAATCATCATAATATTGTTCACCTGTTTTTTTATATTCTCTAAATTGATCATCTATATCATTATTTATAAATTCTAAGATCTCATTCCCTGTATCCAAACTCTTTTTAAAAGCTGCTTCTACTTTAACTATAGTATCTTTAATATTTTTTACTGCTTCTCCTGATTCTTCTGCAAGAGTTCTAACCTCTTCAGCTACAACTGCAAAACCTTTTCCCATCTCTCCAGCTCTTGCAGCTTCTATAGCTGCATTTAATGCAAGTAAATTTGTTTGATCTGCTATATCAGCTATTGTATCGGCCATAACTCTAATATCATTAACCACTTTTCCGTCTTCAATAACATCTAACATTCTTTGTTGTTTTTCAACATATATAAGTCTAGCATCTTCGATTGTTTTTTGACTTTCAATTTTAACCTTATTTGCTCTTTCCTTAGACTTATTTGCATTAGTACTTCCATCCATTGCTTTTTGTGAAAGTATATTTATACTTGAATCCACTTCTTGGATAGATGCACTTATTTCTTCTGCTCCTGCACTAGAATCATGCATATTATCATTAATATTATTTACTGCCTCATCTATACTTACTGCTTTTGATGCTAGTTCCTCAACAGTTGCTGATAGTTCCTCACTATATGCACCTATATCCTGAGATTTTTCTTGAATAACCTTAACCAGATTGCTTACATTTTCCTGTGCTTTATTTAATTCAACACCAGTTTGGCCAAATTCATCTTTTCTTGTAATTGTCATTGCCGTTGAAAAATCGTAAGACGATAATCTTTTAGCAAATTCAACTATTTTTTGAAGTGGCTTATTTATATTTTGTGCCATAAGAAATCCTAAAGTAATTGCAATTATAAAGCCTAACACTGTTATTGCAATCATAGCCGTAGTTGATTTAGCATTAATTGCTTGAATATTTTCATTAGCTACGTTAGCATCGTGTAAGTTTATCTCTATCAATTTATCTAAACTGTCAAACATCGCCTTTCTAACTTTAGGGATATCAGCATATTTCTCTTCTGCCTTTACATAATCATCTGAATCTACATACTTAGTAATTTCTGTTCTTATCTCCCCATATTGCTTAAAGCAACTTATAAATATCTCATATTCTTTCTTTTCTTTATCACTTACAATGAGATTTTCATACTCATTAATATATTCATCATTTTGTTTTTGATTTTCCAAAATATCATTCATCAAATCTGATTTTTCTGAAGATTTTTTTTTGAATACTAGTGATAAAATATCAGTTCTGATTTCCGAAAGATTTTCCTTCATATCAGTTAAAATATAGACACTACGCAAATTAATTGAATACATTAATTCTGATTTTTCTCCTATATTCTTAAATGATATAATACCAACCACACCTACAATTCCAATTAGAACTGTTACTATTAAAAATGCTGCTATTAACTTGACCCTAACTTTTACATTTCCTAAAAACCCCATTAATTATCCCTCTCCTTTATTTTTGCGAATTTAAAATACTAAAAACATTCCTACCATAAAATTATTTAAATGTAATAATTTACAATTTAATAATTCATAATGTTGATTTATCTATTATGATATAATATTAAATAATTGTAATCATAATAATATATATGTTGCAAAAAATTGTTAAAAACTCAACTATTTCTATCTGAAATCAGCATTAATTTATTATTTTTCATTAATCAGCTAATTAATAAAAATATATACAGCAATTTAGTCCATTTAATATTATAATATTTTATCATTTATAATTCATTGTGCAGAACTAAAAACATTATTACTAATAAAAGTGCAAAAAGCACAATCATTGTCGAAAGGTTGATTAAATGTTAACGTTCCATAGCTTATTAAAAAGAATAGATAAAACCAACTTAACAATTCATAGTAATAAAAAGAACGCCATTCAATATACTATGGTTACTCTGCTCATTAACGCATCATCTTTGCACGATAATACTTTATATGTTGGTTTTATTTCAGATTTAGATAATATGTGTCTAAATCAATCTTATGTTGGTTTTATTTTAATACCAGATATTCCTTTAAAAGAAGATATACATATATCAGGTGAATTTGCTATTTGGGATGAGACCATTTCACTAGAAGTTCTTTATGACATTATTCAAATTGAATTTCGTAAAAAAGTAGAATTAGCTTCAAATATGTCATCAATTTTTTCTGCATTAATCAAGGGACATAGCTTAAGAGAATTAATTGATATTGGAACAAAAATATTAGGGAATCCTATTATTGTCACAAATTCTGCATATAAGGTACTAGCTATGTCAAATTTCCATATAGATGAACCTTTTTGGGAATTTGCTAGGACTCATGGGTACTGTTGTCAGGATTCCATTAATTGCTATAAAAATGAAGGTATTACTAAAAAAGTTATTGAAAGCGATATTCCAGTATTATTTACCGATGGAGTAGCGAAAAAAATTAACATAATGTCAAATAAATTAACTATGGGAAATCAAATTTTAGGCTATATTGGAGTACATGCAATAAATAAAGAATTCTCTCCAAGTGATATTGATACAGTTAAAATGCTTTCTGATATTCTTACAGTTGCAATACGAACGGATATTTATGAAGAGGCAATTACCCCTACAGTCCATGAGGATATAATAATAGACCTGTTAAATGGAGAAATTCCTGCCACAATTATTCTTTCAGATCGCTTACATAATGCTAATTGGTCTTTAAAAAAATACTTCTGCCTTGTAAAAATTCCATTATTTAAATCAGATCAGAGCATAAGTTTTTTGGACTATTTATATACTAGATTAATAGAAAGA
The window above is part of the Clostridium saccharoperbutylacetonicum N1-4(HMT) genome. Proteins encoded here:
- a CDS encoding PucR family transcriptional regulator; translated protein: MLTFHSLLKRIDKTNLTIHSNKKNAIQYTMVTLLINASSLHDNTLYVGFISDLDNMCLNQSYVGFILIPDIPLKEDIHISGEFAIWDETISLEVLYDIIQIEFRKKVELASNMSSIFSALIKGHSLRELIDIGTKILGNPIIVTNSAYKVLAMSNFHIDEPFWEFARTHGYCCQDSINCYKNEGITKKVIESDIPVLFTDGVAKKINIMSNKLTMGNQILGYIGVHAINKEFSPSDIDTVKMLSDILTVAIRTDIYEEAITPTVHEDIIIDLLNGEIPATIILSDRLHNANWSLKKYFCLVKIPLFKSDQSISFLDYLYTRLIERSTISKIARYHDSLVVIINYNKQTEYDIELNNVKDILNKNNIKGGISRIFSKSKFENLSSYYHQASIAYEIGTRTNKASICIYPYENVDLFHLFSKLKDKDELKIFCHPSYNKLLKHDKLNGTEYCKTIYEYILCANNISAAADKLFIHRNTMAYRLNKISEITDLDLTNGINIFKLYFSQKISEWLKY
- a CDS encoding tRNA dihydrouridine synthase, which gives rise to MKYYFAPMEGITGFIYRNSYEKFFGNIDKYFAPFIVPNKSRSLKTKELRDILPENNIGMNLVPQILTNDSEGFIYTTKKLQELGYEEVNLNLGCPAGTVVSKNRGSGFLAKREELDIFLDEIFKINNMKISIKTRIGKDNPEEFYELIKIYNKYPIEELIIHPRTQKDFYGNKPNLEVFSDALRLSTNPLCYNGDIFTAQNYEGLTKAFPEVQAVMLGRGILANPGLMNLIKSNINLNKKILKDFHDEILNKYIELFNEEKNAIFRMKELWGYMIYIFSDNKKYAKKIKKSQKLFDYNEAVSSLFEEQNIIVGAGLFYKEDL
- a CDS encoding methyl-accepting chemotaxis protein translates to MGFLGNVKVRVKLIAAFLIVTVLIGIVGVVGIISFKNIGEKSELMYSINLRSVYILTDMKENLSEIRTDILSLVFKKKSSEKSDLMNDILENQKQNDEYINEYENLIVSDKEKKEYEIFISCFKQYGEIRTEITKYVDSDDYVKAEEKYADIPKVRKAMFDSLDKLIEINLHDANVANENIQAINAKSTTAMIAITVLGFIIAITLGFLMAQNINKPLQKIVEFAKRLSSYDFSTAMTITRKDEFGQTGVELNKAQENVSNLVKVIQEKSQDIGAYSEELSATVEELASKAVSIDEAVNNINDNMHDSSAGAEEISASIQEVDSSINILSQKAMDGSTNANKSKERANKVKIESQKTIEDARLIYVEKQQRMLDVIEDGKVVNDIRVMADTIADIADQTNLLALNAAIEAARAGEMGKGFAVVAEEVRTLAEESGEAVKNIKDTIVKVEAAFKKSLDTGNEILEFINNDIDDQFREYKKTGEQYYDDSEFVSNMSEEIAAMSEEVTATVGQVSGAIQNMAESTQKSTEQAETIKESMNETTQAIEQVAVTAQSQAELAQNLNEIIHKFKI